One part of the Deltaproteobacteria bacterium genome encodes these proteins:
- a CDS encoding TRAP transporter fused permease subunit, with product MEIEESVRGRELSGFVGALGKLFLIAIPLAGIFFLLNIPQMIGWLVFNEQYMGLFLGLGLSGTYILIPVKPNVGRNHVPWYDVIASLAGLAVGLYVFIFYPSIVNSLGEIATERVILGCVTILLLAEASRRLVGWPLVIIASCFLLYAYFAYIFPGDFYGKGWSINRLATYLYLDANGIFGQALQVGVSIVIVFVIFGEVLYVVGGAEFLSDFSLSLMGRYRGGQAKIAIVSSSLFGNISGSAVANVVVDGAFTIPMMKKAGYPAPQAAAIEATASTGGQIMPPVMGAAAFLIAEYLQIPYAQVALAATVPALLYYVALFIQVDLLAARNGIHGLPREEVPHLLPVLKRSASFVVPLAVLILWMFILNRRPEESGLLAALAALIVGLLTPGVKIGWSGLIRILTNAGRGMLEIVAITGLAGVVIGVLQLTGLGFTLTLTLLNIGQSNALLLLVLTAIVSIILGMGMPTTAVYVLLAVLVAPGLAKLGIVPIAAHLFIFYFGMLSMVTPPVCMASYAAASIGKTDPVQTGWEAMKLCSIAYVVPFLFVFSPSLLLIGHWYEVVLSVITAIVGSILLGVAIVGYLFRPVGGWKRLLFGISAVGLLIPVIHSGPYATLTWLSNGGGFALAVLLVSVEWLARANGRVVAGSETAKAS from the coding sequence GTGGAAATCGAAGAAAGCGTACGCGGACGTGAGTTGAGCGGCTTTGTCGGCGCGCTAGGAAAGCTTTTTCTCATCGCCATCCCACTGGCCGGGATATTTTTTTTGCTCAACATTCCGCAAATGATCGGCTGGTTGGTTTTCAACGAGCAGTACATGGGGTTGTTTCTCGGTCTCGGGTTATCCGGGACCTACATATTGATTCCGGTTAAGCCCAACGTCGGCCGCAATCATGTTCCTTGGTACGATGTCATCGCCTCGCTGGCCGGTCTCGCTGTCGGTCTTTACGTATTTATTTTCTATCCCTCCATCGTCAATTCCCTCGGCGAGATCGCTACCGAGCGGGTGATTCTTGGTTGCGTCACGATCCTCTTGCTCGCCGAAGCATCGCGCCGCCTGGTGGGCTGGCCGCTGGTGATCATTGCCAGCTGCTTTCTGCTCTACGCTTATTTCGCCTATATCTTTCCCGGCGACTTCTACGGCAAGGGTTGGTCGATCAATCGATTGGCGACTTATCTTTATCTCGACGCCAACGGGATTTTCGGCCAGGCGCTGCAAGTGGGCGTCAGCATCGTCATCGTTTTCGTCATCTTCGGCGAAGTGCTTTACGTCGTCGGCGGCGCCGAGTTTCTGAGCGATTTTTCTCTGAGCTTGATGGGGCGCTATCGCGGCGGTCAAGCGAAGATCGCCATCGTGTCGTCTAGCTTGTTCGGCAACATCAGCGGCAGTGCGGTGGCCAATGTCGTGGTCGACGGCGCGTTCACCATCCCGATGATGAAGAAGGCGGGTTATCCGGCGCCACAGGCGGCGGCCATCGAAGCGACCGCTTCCACCGGCGGTCAGATCATGCCGCCGGTGATGGGCGCCGCGGCATTTTTGATCGCCGAATATTTGCAAATTCCCTATGCTCAAGTTGCCCTCGCCGCCACGGTACCCGCGTTGCTCTACTATGTCGCGTTGTTCATCCAGGTCGATCTGTTGGCGGCGCGCAATGGCATCCACGGTCTGCCGCGCGAAGAAGTGCCGCACTTATTGCCCGTGCTCAAGCGCTCGGCGAGTTTCGTCGTGCCGCTGGCGGTTTTGATCCTGTGGATGTTCATTCTCAATCGCCGGCCGGAAGAGTCCGGTTTGCTGGCGGCTTTGGCGGCGCTCATCGTCGGCTTGCTCACACCGGGAGTAAAAATCGGTTGGAGTGGGCTTATCCGTATCCTTACCAACGCCGGCCGAGGCATGCTTGAGATCGTCGCGATCACCGGACTCGCCGGCGTGGTCATCGGCGTGTTGCAACTCACCGGTTTGGGTTTCACCCTGACTCTGACGCTGCTCAATATCGGCCAGAGCAACGCGCTTCTGCTGCTGGTTCTCACCGCCATCGTCAGCATCATTCTCGGCATGGGCATGCCGACCACGGCTGTTTATGTTTTACTCGCCGTGTTAGTGGCGCCGGGTCTCGCCAAGCTCGGCATCGTGCCCATCGCAGCGCATCTGTTCATTTTTTATTTCGGCATGCTCAGCATGGTGACGCCGCCGGTGTGCATGGCGAGCTACGCCGCCGCCTCCATCGGTAAGACCGATCCGGTGCAGACCGGTTGGGAAGCGATGAAGCTGTGCAGTATCGCTTACGTGGTGCCGTTCTTGTTTGTGTTTTCACCGTCCTTACTGCTGATCGGCCATTGGTACGAAGTCGTGCTGTCGGTGATCACGGCCATCGTCGGCTCGATCTTGTTGGGCGTCGCTATCGTCGGTTATCTGTTTCGTCCGGTCGGCGGTTGGAAGCGGCTGCTGTTCGGCATCTCGGCGGTTGGACTCTTGATACCGGTGATTCATAGCGGTCCCTACGCGACGCTCACCTGGCTGTCCAACGGTGGCGGATTTGCCCTGGCGGTTCTACTTGTCAGCGTCGAGTGGCTCGCGCGTGCGAACGGCAGAGTGGTGGCCGGGAGCGAAACCGCCAAAGCGTCGTAA